From one Anabas testudineus chromosome 18, fAnaTes1.2, whole genome shotgun sequence genomic stretch:
- the rgp1 gene encoding RAB6A-GEF complex partner protein 2, translated as MIEVAASMARGPVFLAGELMECLITFTNPMSHLSTSASSEMLAWASAQIHCQFHASESRVALPAQGNKQDVQAESDTVLIPSRGERGQCVLDTPPKILFCDLCLDPGESKTYSYSEVVPIDGPPSFRGQAVKYVYKLTIGCQRVNSPIKLLRVPFRVLVLQGMPEPPFPQDEEVSPSNPFLEEEEASHRDARPLERALDMLMVTTSRRCPHMFNITNLRGKVAKFCIFKTVYRLGEDIVGTFNFSEGDIPCLQYSVSLQSEEEIQQHYQRRPGQAISVTGHGRHLESCLHTASSHFSLPIPLNVTPGFSTDIVTLRWRLHFEFVTAREPMEPPTVLQNQSEVTVWVGAEHVDVDTFSWDLPIKVLPTNPALASYVSQFTGTNSINI; from the exons ATGATCGAAGTAGCGGCCTCCATGGCCCGAGGCCCCGTGTTTCTGGCCGGAGAGCTCATGGAGTGTCTCATAACATTCACCAACCCGATGTCCCACCTGTCCACATCTGCCAGCAG TGAAATGCTGGCATGGGCCAGTGCCCAGATTCACTGCCAGTTTCATGCCAGTGAGAGCAGAGTGGCCCTGCCGGCCCAGGGCAACAAACAGGATGTCCAGGCGGAAAGCGACACAGTGCTTATTCCAAGTAGAG GAGAGCGAGGGCAGTGTGTGCTGGACACACCACCTAAGATATTATTCTGTGACCTGTGCCTGGACCCTGGAGAGAGcaaaacat ATTCATACAGTGAGGTTGTCCCCATCGATGGTCCTCCTAGTTTCCGTGGTCAGGCTGTTAAATATGTCTACAAACTTACCATTGGCTGCCAGAGAGTCAATTCTCCTATCAAACTACTCCGAGTTCCCTTCAGAGTTCTGGTTCTGCAAG GAATGCCAGAGCCCCCATTTCCACAGGATGAGGAGGTTTCCCCCTCCAACCCTTTcctggaagaagaggaagcgAGCCACAGGGATGCTCGGCCTTTGGAGAGAGCACTGGACATGCTGATGGTCACCACCTCAAGACGCTGCCCAC ACATGTTTAATATCACGAATTTGCGTGGGAAAGTGGCGAAGTTCTGCATTTTCAAGACTGTTTACCGACTCGGCGAGGACATCGTTGGAACGTTCAACTTCTCAGAGGGAGACATTCCCTGCTTACAG TATTCTGTAAGCCTTCAAAGTGAGGAAGAGATCCAGCAACATTACCAGCGGCGACCCGGTCAGGCCATTAGCGTGACTGGACATGGACGACACCTGGAGTCCTGCCTGCACACTGCCTCCAGCCACTTTTCACTGCCCATTCCTCTTAATGTCACGCCAGGTTTCAGCACAGACATAG TGACCCTCAGGTGGCGGCTGCACTTTGAGTTTGTCACTGCCCGGGAGCCAATGGAACCGCCCACTGTTCTGCAGAACCAATCAGAAGTCACAGTTTGGGTCGGGGCTGAGCATGTTGACGTGGATACGTTCAGCTGGGATCTGCCAATCAAAGTCCTGCCCACCAACCCAGCCCTGGCATCCTATGTGTCCCAGTTTACAGGGACCAACAGCATTAATATTTGA
- the gba2 gene encoding non-lysosomal glucosylceramidase: MTKEWREKSTADLMSRHVSNEMGYGVPKEGWRICLAHEFKEKRKPFQAKDVSLANVWEHIGLGVRYLKWWYKKTQVEKKAPFIDMFRAQPLRQIYGAPLGGIGGGTITRGWRGEFCRWQLNPGMYHYKTVTANQFTVCIRRGGQTVYQQVLSVERPPTLQGWNWGYCGEYAFYHALYPRAWTVYHLPGQNVTLTCRQISPVIPHNYKDSCLPVAVFVWDIENKNDYDLEVSIMFTMVNGSGHKDDKSGGHWNEPFHLEKEGEAVSGVLLHHCTTVNPYTLCIAARKQSGREVSHQTAFSPKGTCSSLWSDLITDGRLDSPTGFSPPTPKGEKVAAALAVTCSVPPQNRNTLEFCLAWDMPKITFGSREREHMRRYTRYFGSKGDSSPSLSHYALTHYSQWEKSIEEWQRPILQDSSLPSWYKSALFNELYFVADGGTVWTELPEDVDISGGVRSEEGGLPAQPAIIKEYGRFAYLEGQEYRMYNTYDVHFYASFALIMLWPKLALSLQYDIAGSVVQQDPTERLHLMSGEYSPVKAKNVVPHDIGDPDDEPWQRVNAYLIHDTAHWKDLNLKFVLQVYRDFHLTQDSQYLRDMWPICQAVMESEMKFDLDGDGLIENSGYADQTYDGWTVTGPSAYCGGLWLASLCVMCKMARLVDNEKTYQHYRNILDKGSAAFDQLLWNGKYYNYDSSGKDHSNSIMSDQCAGHWFLRASGLGEGEYQAFPKEKIQSALRSVFDLNVMRFAGGQMGAVNGMCPEGVPDRSSVQSDEVWIGVVYGLAATMIHEGMWEEGMRTAEGCYRTVWESLGMAFQTPEAYCEKGIYRSLAYMRPLSVWAMQLALNMSQKDPITSAQNGDTDMKDGQEVGENLS; this comes from the exons ATGACTAAAGAGTGGCGCGAGAAGTCCACCGCCGACCTCATGAGCAGACATGTGTCAAACGAAATGGGATATGGAGTACCCAAGGAGGGCTGGCGTATCTGTCTGGCACACGAGTTCAAGGAGAAGAGAAAGCCATTTCAAGCTAAAGATGTTTCACTGGCCAATGTCTGGGAGCACATTGGCCTAGGAGTCAG GTATTTAAAATGGTGGTACAAGAAGACCCAGGTGGAAAAGAAAGCTCCATTCATTGATATGTTTCGTGCCCAACCCTTGCGTCAAATATATG GTGCACCACTTGGTGGTATTGGAGGCGGTACCATCACAAGAGGTTGGAGAGGGGAGTTCTGCAGATGGCAACTTAACCCTGGAATGTACCACTACAAAACAGTCACAGCCAACCAG TTCACAGTTTGTATACGTCGTGGAGGACAAACTGTTTACCAGCAGGTGTTATCTGTTGAACGTCCTCCCACGTTACAAGGCTGGAACTGGGGCTACTGTGGGGAGTATGCTTTCTACCATGCCCTGTACCCCCGCGCCTGGACTGTGTACCACCTGCCGGGGCAGAATGTCACCCTAACCTGCAGACAGATTTCCCCCGTCATCCCCCATAACTACAAG GACTCTTGCCTTCCAGTGGCAGTTTTTGTGTGGGACATAGAGAACAAGAATGACTATGACCTGGAAGTCTCCATCATGTTTACGATGGTTAACGGGTCGGGACACAAGGACGACAAGAGTGGGGGACACTGGAATGAACCATTCCACctggagaaggagggggaggcaGTGTCTGGAGTCTTGTTACATCACTGCACGACTGTGAACCCTTACACTCTTTGCATAGCAGCCCGAAAACAG TCTGGCAGGGAGGTCAGTCATCAGACAGCATTCAGTCCAAAAGGAACCTGCAGCAGTCTGTGGAGTGACCTGATCACTGATGGACGGCTCGACTCTCCTACAG GCTTCAGCCCACCGACACCTAAAGGTGAAAAAGTGGCAGCAGCACTGGCTGTGACCTGCTCAGTGCCGCCTCAGAACCGCAATACTCTGGAGTTCTGCCTGGCCTGGGACATGCCCAAAATCACCTTTGGTTCTAGAGAGAGGGAACACATGAG GAGATACACTCGTTACTTTGGGTCCAAAGGCGattcctccccctctctcagTCACTATGCCCTAACACACTACAGCCAGTGGGAGAAGAGCATTGAAGAGTGGCAGAGACCAATTCTGCAGGACAG TTCTCTCCCCTCCTGGTACAAGTCGGCTTTGTTTAACGAGTTGTATTTTGTGGCGGATGGAGGGACGGTTTGGACGGAACTACCAGAGGATGTGGATATCAGTGGTGGTGTGCGCAGCGAGGAAGGGGGCCTTCCAGCTCAGCCTGCTATCATCAAGGAGTATGGACGTTTTGCCTACTTAGAAG GTCAGGAGTACAGAATGTACAACACATATGACGTGCACTTCTACGCTTCTTTTGCACTTATCATGTTGTGGCCCAAACTGGCCTTGAGTTTGCAGTATGATATCG CTGGCAGTGTGGTTCAGCAGGACCCAACAGAGAGGCTCCATCTGATGAGTGGGGAGTATTCCCCTGTCAAGGCCAAAAATGTGGTGCCTCATGACATAGGAGACCCAG ATGACGAGCCATGGCAAAGGGTGAACGCCTACCTCATTCATGATACTGCGCACTGGAAGGACCTGAACCTGAAGTTTGTCCTGCAGGTCTACAGAGATTTTCACCTCACCCAGGACAGTCAGTACCTGCGGGACATGTGGCCGATCTGCCAG GCAGTGATGGAGTCAGAGATGAAGTTTGACCTGGATGGTGATGGTCTGATAGAGAACTCTGGATATGCTGACCAGACCTATGATGGTTGGACAGTAACTGGTCCAAG cgCGTACTGTGGTGGGCTGTGGTTGGCGTCcctgtgtgtgatgtgtaaGATGGCCCGATTGGTGGATAATGAGAAGACATACCAACATTACAGAAACATCCTGGACAAAGGCAGCGCTGCTTTTGATCAGCTGCTGTGGAATG GCAAATACTACAACTATGACAGCAGCGGTAAAGACCATTCTAACAGCATCATGTCTGACCAGTGTGCTGGCCACTGGTTCCTGAGAGCTTCTGGACTGGGAGAGGGAGAGTACCAG GCTTTTCCCAAAGAAAAGATTCAGAGCGCACTAAGATCTGTCTTTGACTTGAACGTAATGCGCTTTGCTGGAGGCCAGATGGGTGCAGTTAATGGAATGTGTCCTGAAGGAGTGCCTGACCGCTCCAGCGTCCAGTCAGATGAGGTCTGGATCGGAGTTGTGTATGGACTAGCAGCCACTATGATCCATGAG GGTATGTGGGAAGAGGGTATGCGCACAGCGGAGGGTTGCTACCGGACTGTGTGGGAGAGCCTGGGCATGGCCTTCCAGACTCCTGAAGCTTATTGTGAGAAGGGAATATATCGCTCTCTTGCCTACATGAGGCCTCTGAGTGTGTGGGCTATGCAGCTAGCCCTTAACATGTCACAGAAAGATCCGATCACATCAGCTCAGAATGGAGACACTGACATGAAGGATGGACAGGAAGTAGGAGAAAACCTGAGCTAG